The genomic window AGCCAAAGGATGGTCAAGTCCTATTGGTAAAGGTTATAACAGACCAGATGCTTATGCAGTTGGTCCTAAAGCCAGAAGCCTACGATGTTATAATCACACAGAACCTAAACGGGGACTATATTTCTGACCTTGCATCCGCTTTGGTGGGTGGACCTGGCTTTGTTCCCAGTGGAAATATAGGCGACGGCTATGCACTCTTTGAAAGCACGCATGGAACCGCCTACGATATTGCAGGCAAGGGCATTGCAAACCCGTTATCTCTTACACTCTCTGGTGCTATGATGCTTGAATATCTTGGATGGAAAGAGGCAAGCGAGCTCATATACAAGGCGGTCAAAAAAGCCATAGAGGACAAACTTGGCACACCAGACATAGCCAACGGTTTTAGGAAGATGGGCATAGAAGCTAAAGCACTCTCTACTATGGAGTTTGCAAGGGCTATAGCGGAAAGGATTTAAACCCTTTTTATAAGCACCCAGCCAAAGGTGAGGTTTTTGGAGCTTATCCTCCTCGTCTTTGGCTTTTCTTTTCTACTTTGTGAAACAGAAGCATCATAAACCCTTTCAAAAAGCTCAGGGTCTTCCCTTTTGAAAACCGCCATGATGGTGGTGCTAAGATAACCCTGGTGCTTTCCTATGCGTAGCAAAATACCCTCTTCCATCCTTCTTTTTACTTCCTGCAGATGTGTCCTTACCTCTGGCATATTTCTGAAAAATTCCATCTCCAAGTCCAAAACAAGACTATAAAAGCTATTAGAAAGCTCTTTGAGCCTGTCCCAACTGAGGTCCAAATACTTGTAATTTAACTTTTCAACACGTATCATCCTATCAATCAAAGACCTCTCAATGAGGAGTTTACCCTCCAGCCTTGTCCCCACCTTTATAGATTCGCAAGCGTAAAGCGATTTATCTGAACCTATCATCTTTGGCACTTCTACGCATAGGTCTCTTAGCTCAAAAAACAGGTCAGGAAAGGCTATAGCCTTAAAAAGGTCATACTTGGCATCCATATTTCCCACAGGATTAAAAAAGCTTTCTTCAAAGCCCTTACCCTTTGAGCCAAAATCTTCAAGCTCCCTCTTATTGTTAATCTTCCATAGCCTACGCCTTATACTCTCTCTCAATTCCTTATCCGCCAGCAAAAGACCACCCATATAGGCAGTCCTTAGAGCACCCTTTAACTCACTGCCGGGTATATAAGGCATGCCAAGAGACTTTATAAACAGCTCCACCTCATTAGTCTTTAGAGAACCAACTATCTCAATTCTATAGAGAGGCTTTCCCACATCAACCCCTAACTCCTTTAGCATAGAGAGGCTAAAGTCTTTGTTTTGCATTAAGATTCTAAGGTTTTGAAGGAAAGCGGGATTTTTCTCTAAAAGGTGAGCTATCAAGTGTTGATAGGGATAAACCTCAAGGAAGTTATCTTTTATCGTATACTCCCACTTGGTAATCCTTTCTCCACTTCCTATATGCACTGGGCTTAGAACTTCCAAGCTAAAGTTTAACATGGCTTTCCACCTCTCAAGTATAGAGGAAAGGCATATCCATAGTGGTAAAGGTTGTGAGAAATCTGTTTCAATTTTCCGTAGTAGCCTGAGCTGTCTCTTACCTTCATAACCGCACCAGCCTTTATAAGAGGCATGGGCTTTTTCCACAAAAGGTTTCCATGTCTTCCAAAGTAGTTTTCCACCGCAGGTCTTTTCACTTCCACCTCGTAGTAGCTTTCCTGCAGGTCAATATTCTGTGAGTAGAAAAAGTCCGAGAGGCTATAGAAATAGTCCCCTGCCTTTTCCGTATACTGTGAAAGCCACTCTGGAGTTTTTAAAAGGCTTACATTAAAAAGCCCCATGCCAGTAGACTTGTTGCCACCCAAAGGCAAGAGGTTATATATGGCAGGCAGAAGCTCCTCTGGTTTTTCCTCAAATTCCCAACGGTTTATCTTTACCAAAAGACAAAACTCCCCAGTGGCAAATATGCTCTCAAAGAAAAGTTCTCCTCCTGTGGTGGTGCTTGTGAGCCTATTTATGCTGGCATGAGGGACCAAAGCCTTTGCGAAAAAACTCTTCTCTTCTTGGAAAAGTTTCTCGTAGTCTATGGCATTCCCCATAAGAAAGTCCCTAAGGACCTCTTCAGAAACGAAGCTCAAAGACTTTAGCTTTTTATACTTTCTGTATGCAGAAAATTCCCTATTATCTAAGCTCCTTAGGTCTATCTTTAAGCCAAGGGACGCAGGCTTTGGAAAGTATAGCTTTCCTCCTTCTCTGAAAAGGAGAGAGGAAAATATAACAGGTGGAGAGCTCTTGTAGTCTTCTAAGAACCTCCTTAGCCTATCTTCTCCATACAAAAGCCTCAAGCCCCAGCAAAAGACTCCAAAGAAAGTATGACTGCTCGGTAAGGACTTAAGAAAGCCAAGAGGTTTAAAAAGAAGCGTTAGGAGCATAGCTCAAGAAGCTCTTCAACCCTTATTTCCTCAAGTTTTTTGCCTTCTATCCTCTTAGGCTCAGCCTTGCCAAGGTAAGCGGATTTGGACTTGAACTCCACATTTAGTTTTTCAAACTTTACCCTTCCAGAACCCCTTGAACCATAACCACCAAGATAGTTATACTCCAACATCCTCATGCCTTGCAAAAGCAAAGAGAGAAGGTTCTTGTCCTCTTCTTTGTATAAGTTAAGGACTATCCTACCCA from Hydrogenobacter sp. T-8 includes these protein-coding regions:
- the csm5 gene encoding type III-A CRISPR-associated RAMP protein Csm5 translates to MLNFSLEVLSPVHIGSGERITKWEYTIKDNFLEVYPYQHLIAHLLEKNPAFLQNLRILMQNKDFSLSMLKELGVDVGKPLYRIEIVGSLKTNEVELFIKSLGMPYIPGSELKGALRTAYMGGLLLADKELRESIRRRLWKINNKRELEDFGSKGKGFEESFFNPVGNMDAKYDLFKAIAFPDLFFELRDLCVEVPKMIGSDKSLYACESIKVGTRLEGKLLIERSLIDRMIRVEKLNYKYLDLSWDRLKELSNSFYSLVLDLEMEFFRNMPEVRTHLQEVKRRMEEGILLRIGKHQGYLSTTIMAVFKREDPELFERVYDASVSQSRKEKPKTRRISSKNLTFGWVLIKRV
- the csm4 gene encoding type III-A CRISPR-associated RAMP protein Csm4 yields the protein MLLTLLFKPLGFLKSLPSSHTFFGVFCWGLRLLYGEDRLRRFLEDYKSSPPVIFSSLLFREGGKLYFPKPASLGLKIDLRSLDNREFSAYRKYKKLKSLSFVSEEVLRDFLMGNAIDYEKLFQEEKSFFAKALVPHASINRLTSTTTGGELFFESIFATGEFCLLVKINRWEFEEKPEELLPAIYNLLPLGGNKSTGMGLFNVSLLKTPEWLSQYTEKAGDYFYSLSDFFYSQNIDLQESYYEVEVKRPAVENYFGRHGNLLWKKPMPLIKAGAVMKVRDSSGYYGKLKQISHNLYHYGYAFPLYLRGGKPC